The following are encoded together in the Cicer arietinum cultivar CDC Frontier isolate Library 1 chromosome 2, Cicar.CDCFrontier_v2.0, whole genome shotgun sequence genome:
- the LOC101500483 gene encoding uncharacterized protein, whose translation MKMLNSFNLKRAAAGIKRINLDGLRWRVFDAKGQILGRLASQIATVVQGKDKPTYTPNRDDGDMCIVLNAKDICVTGRKLTDKVYYWHTGYVGHLKKRTLKDQMALDPTDVIRKAVLRMLPRNKLRDDRDRKLRIFPGSEHPFSDRPLEPYEMPPRQVREMRPRARRAMIRAQKKAEQQQENAEQRQQIADEMKNGKKIEAQEECA comes from the exons ATGAAGATGCTTAATTCCTTCAACCTAAAG AGAGCTGCAGCTGGGATTAAACGCATTAATCTTGACGGTCTGCGGTGGCGGGTTTTCGACGCCAAGGGTCAG ATTCTTGGGAGGTTAGCATCTCAAATAGCTACTGTTGTTCAAGGAAAGGATAAGCCAACTTATACTCCTAATCGTGATGATGGCGATATGTGCATTGTGCTTAATGCCAAGGATATTTGCGTGACTGGGAGAAAACTTACTGACAAGGTCTACTACTGGCATACTGG GTATGTCGGCCACCTTAAGAAAAGAACTTTGAAAGATCAGATGGCGTTAGACCCTACAGATGTTATTCGCAAAGCTGTTCTACGTATGCTGCCTAGAAACAAACTGCGTGAT GATAGGGATCGAAAATTAAGGATCTTTCCTGGCAGTGAACACCCTTTTAGTGATCGGCCACTTGAACCTTACGAGATGCCTCCTAGACAAGTACGAGAAATGCGACCCCGAGCAAGGCGTGCAATGATTCGGGCACAGAAAAAAGCGGAGCAGCAACAAGAGAATGCTGAGCAGCGACAACAGATTGCCGATGAAATGAAGAATGGCAAAAAGATCGAAGCACAAGAAGAGTGTGCATGA